One genomic window of Halanaerobium saccharolyticum subsp. saccharolyticum DSM 6643 includes the following:
- the flgG gene encoding flagellar basal-body rod protein FlgG, translating to MISALWTSATGMNSQQTNIDVISNNLANVNTSGFKKSKINFADLIYTNMKDAGTPNAQGAEVPTGIEIGHGSKVNSTQKIFTQGNIQNTDSPLDMIIEGDGFFRVQLPNGNFGYTRDGSFKMDSNGDIVTADGYYLDPQINIPPEATSISITSDGTVSYKPGGSDQMQEAGQIQLYNFSNPAGLASQGRNLYSVTTASGMANQSAPGTNGTGTITQGFLEMSNVKVVEEMVNMIAAQRAYETNSKAIQASDEMLQTANQLKR from the coding sequence ATGATTAGTGCATTATGGACATCTGCTACAGGAATGAATTCTCAACAAACAAATATTGATGTAATTTCCAACAACCTGGCAAATGTTAATACAAGTGGTTTTAAAAAATCAAAAATAAACTTTGCCGATTTAATTTATACAAATATGAAAGATGCTGGGACCCCGAATGCTCAAGGGGCAGAAGTACCGACTGGAATTGAAATTGGTCATGGTTCAAAAGTTAATAGTACTCAGAAAATTTTCACTCAGGGAAACATTCAAAATACTGACAGTCCTTTGGACATGATTATTGAAGGCGATGGGTTTTTTAGAGTTCAGCTGCCTAATGGTAATTTTGGTTATACTAGAGATGGATCGTTTAAAATGGACAGTAATGGAGACATAGTCACTGCTGATGGTTATTATCTTGATCCACAGATTAATATTCCACCTGAGGCAACAAGTATTTCTATTACTTCAGATGGGACTGTAAGTTATAAGCCAGGTGGTTCTGATCAAATGCAGGAAGCAGGACAGATTCAGTTATATAACTTTTCTAATCCTGCAGGATTAGCAAGTCAGGGTCGTAACCTTTATTCTGTTACAACTGCCTCTGGAATGGCCAATCAATCTGCTCCAGGGACAAATGGTACTGGAACAATTACTCAGGGCTTTTTAGAAATGTCTAATGTTAAAGTTGTAGAAGAAATGGTAAATATGATTGCAGCCCAAAGAGCATATGAAACTAATTCGAAAGCCATTCAGGCTTCAGATGAAATGCTGCAGACTGCTAATCAGCTTAAAAGATAA
- the flgF gene encoding flagellar basal-body rod protein FlgF, which translates to MIKGLYTAASSMGVLEKKSNIRANNLANANTTAFKKSDTITSSFPEMLLQRIEADKPSQEIGEISTGAFMERSFKDMRQGDFQKTNAKLDFAIQGQGFFTIETEAGNRYSRDGNFTINNNSELVTQSGNPVLDQNGERIQLISGEDLNVDQNGVIYFNNGLEGSQIAVVNFENSEELIQQGDNLYQAVEESNGPIESEAAVVQGYLETSNVKIVEEMVKMIKTTRHYESNQKVITSLDESLSKVINEVGKA; encoded by the coding sequence ATGATTAAAGGACTTTATACTGCAGCTTCTAGCATGGGAGTTTTAGAAAAGAAATCAAATATCAGAGCCAATAATCTTGCTAATGCTAATACTACTGCCTTTAAAAAAAGTGATACTATTACAAGTTCTTTTCCGGAAATGCTATTACAAAGAATTGAAGCTGACAAGCCCAGCCAAGAAATTGGCGAAATATCTACTGGAGCTTTTATGGAAAGAAGTTTTAAAGATATGAGACAGGGTGATTTTCAGAAAACTAATGCTAAATTGGATTTTGCGATTCAGGGTCAAGGATTTTTTACTATTGAAACTGAAGCAGGAAATCGCTATAGTCGTGATGGAAATTTCACTATAAATAATAATTCAGAATTAGTTACACAGTCTGGTAACCCTGTACTTGATCAAAATGGAGAGAGAATCCAGCTTATTTCTGGGGAAGACTTAAATGTAGATCAAAATGGGGTTATCTATTTTAATAACGGCTTAGAAGGAAGTCAGATTGCAGTTGTTAATTTTGAAAATTCGGAAGAGTTAATTCAACAGGGTGATAATTTATACCAAGCAGTTGAAGAAAGCAATGGTCCGATTGAATCTGAGGCAGCTGTAGTTCAGGGATATTTAGAAACTTCAAATGTTAAAATAGTTGAAGAAATGGTTAAGATGATTAAAACAACCAGACATTATGAATCAAATCAAAAAGTAATTACTAGTTTAGATGAAAGTTTATCCAAGGTAATTAATGAAGTTGGTAAGGCTTAA
- a CDS encoding DUF342 domain-containing protein, with protein MENLKIEISADKLKAFLIINTEVNDLDLELADIEKVLAEENISYGINKTKIKTILDKDKYPNKTLIAEGKAPTPGKDGKLIYHFEEKKKQAGTLRKDGTMDFHSLDLINNVRKGEKIVTKVEAEAGKPGINIKGQKVAPPKMKNPKLPRSKNAVKKDNSLYSAVDGQIVREFQKIVIKDVYTVNGDVDLSTGNINFVGSVKINGNVKEGFKIEADGDIEIAGNAGACELKSTGNILIKKGFVGRNKGTASAEGDFYARFIENASVEANNVRVYEAIMHSNIKAKDSIKVTEGKGLIVGGKIISRNLIEANLIGSSLATKTLIEIGMMPKVKQRLKEAKEEQEKIIDNLNKVQKSIEMLESMQEKGITLPADKKELLTKVKRASLQLTVEKKKLGKEIKELTDEINNSPAAVVKVKDCIFSGVQILTSHDKKIILNKLLGCKFKEENKEIRQISD; from the coding sequence TTGGAGAATCTGAAAATTGAAATTTCAGCTGATAAACTAAAAGCATTTTTAATTATAAATACTGAAGTTAATGATTTAGACCTAGAATTAGCAGATATTGAAAAAGTTCTTGCTGAAGAAAATATCAGTTATGGTATTAATAAAACTAAGATAAAAACAATTTTGGATAAAGATAAATATCCTAATAAAACATTAATTGCAGAAGGGAAAGCTCCGACTCCGGGCAAGGATGGGAAGTTGATTTATCATTTTGAAGAAAAGAAAAAACAAGCAGGAACTCTTCGTAAAGATGGGACAATGGATTTTCATTCATTAGATTTAATAAATAATGTTCGTAAAGGCGAAAAAATTGTTACTAAAGTCGAAGCAGAAGCTGGTAAGCCAGGTATTAATATCAAAGGCCAAAAAGTTGCACCACCAAAGATGAAAAACCCTAAACTCCCACGGTCAAAAAATGCTGTCAAAAAGGATAATAGCCTTTATTCAGCAGTAGATGGACAAATAGTTAGGGAATTTCAGAAGATTGTTATCAAAGATGTTTACACTGTCAATGGTGATGTTGATTTAAGTACAGGGAATATAAATTTTGTCGGAAGTGTCAAGATTAACGGTAATGTTAAAGAAGGTTTTAAAATTGAAGCTGATGGAGATATAGAGATTGCTGGTAATGCTGGTGCCTGCGAATTAAAAAGTACTGGCAATATTTTAATAAAAAAAGGATTTGTTGGTAGAAACAAGGGGACAGCCTCTGCCGAAGGAGATTTTTACGCAAGATTTATTGAAAACGCTTCTGTTGAAGCAAATAATGTTAGGGTTTATGAAGCGATTATGCACAGTAATATTAAAGCTAAAGATAGCATAAAAGTCACTGAAGGTAAGGGCTTAATTGTTGGTGGTAAAATTATTTCTAGAAATTTAATTGAAGCAAATTTAATTGGCTCAAGTTTAGCCACAAAAACTTTAATTGAAATTGGGATGATGCCTAAAGTCAAGCAGAGATTAAAAGAGGCTAAAGAGGAGCAGGAGAAAATAATTGACAATTTAAATAAAGTTCAGAAAAGCATTGAAATGTTGGAGAGTATGCAGGAAAAAGGGATTACACTTCCAGCAGATAAGAAAGAACTTTTAACAAAAGTAAAGCGAGCTAGTTTGCAATTAACTGTAGAAAAGAAAAAGCTTGGAAAAGAAATTAAAGAATTAACTGACGAAATCAACAATTCTCCAGCAGCAGTTGTTAAAGTTAAAGATTGTATATTTTCTGGAGTTCAAATATTAACTTCTCATGATAAAAAGATAATTCTAAATAAATTACTGGGATGTAAGTTTAAAGAAGAAAATAAAGAAATTAGACAAATATCAGATTAA
- a CDS encoding sigma-70 family RNA polymerase sigma factor encodes MLLDESLWEKYKKEDDDQAREKIILEHIDLVRYAAGRIMVMLPDNIEREDLESYGIIGLIEAIEKFDYKRGYSFSTFALPRIKGEIIDYLRRKDWLPNNMRSQLKKLKQAKIDLKADQDKNSLYEEELSKVTNISTERIKTLEYYQNISESISLSTDFDGVELIEIIAADLEKTVDKLAREEAVNLLAKTIDRLSQKERLLISLYYYEELTQAEIAAVMNISAARVSQIHSHTISRLRGMLSRSKEYF; translated from the coding sequence ATGCTTTTAGATGAGTCTTTGTGGGAAAAATATAAAAAAGAAGATGACGATCAGGCTAGAGAAAAAATTATTTTAGAACATATTGATCTAGTTAGATATGCTGCAGGTAGAATTATGGTGATGCTGCCCGATAATATTGAGCGGGAAGATTTAGAAAGTTATGGTATTATAGGCTTAATTGAAGCGATAGAGAAATTTGATTATAAAAGAGGCTATAGTTTTTCAACCTTTGCTTTACCAAGAATTAAAGGGGAGATTATAGACTATTTACGTCGAAAAGATTGGCTTCCTAATAATATGCGCAGTCAGTTAAAAAAATTAAAACAGGCTAAGATTGATTTAAAAGCGGATCAAGATAAAAACAGTTTATATGAGGAAGAATTAAGTAAAGTAACTAATATCAGTACTGAAAGAATAAAGACTCTAGAGTATTATCAAAACATTTCAGAAAGCATTTCACTTTCTACAGATTTTGATGGAGTAGAATTAATAGAAATTATCGCAGCTGATTTAGAGAAAACAGTAGATAAATTAGCCCGCGAAGAAGCAGTTAACTTATTAGCAAAAACAATAGATAGACTAAGCCAAAAAGAGCGTCTGCTCATTTCTCTTTATTATTACGAAGAGCTGACTCAGGCAGAGATTGCTGCAGTAATGAATATTTCAGCAGCAAGAGTCTCCCAAATACATAGTCATACAATCAGCAGACTGCGGGGGATGTTGAGCAGATCTAAAGAATATTTTTAG
- a CDS encoding flagellar brake protein — protein sequence MKKLKINQKIEVEFELDDYPEIYLSKIADFVDAGIVITGLYQHGAPLAVKKNDIIYVYFTTDRAAYEFKSVILQRIKEPLPFILIKRPEELKRIQRRDYFRLELDGIVELNQEKKDGSIEKKEVKLMDISGGGIQIKTKLKLKEGDQIKISFKKLIKLDKLIKGKIVRKRKENFEVYKYGIEFIDISDRNREMIIQWIFNLQRKLRQKGLGR from the coding sequence ATGAAGAAATTAAAGATAAACCAAAAAATTGAAGTTGAATTTGAATTGGATGATTATCCAGAGATTTATCTTTCAAAAATTGCAGACTTTGTGGATGCAGGAATAGTAATCACCGGCCTTTATCAGCATGGAGCCCCTTTAGCAGTTAAAAAGAATGATATAATTTATGTTTATTTTACCACTGATAGAGCAGCTTATGAATTTAAAAGCGTCATCTTGCAGAGAATTAAAGAACCTTTGCCTTTTATCTTAATCAAAAGACCCGAAGAACTAAAAAGAATTCAGAGACGAGATTATTTCAGACTTGAACTTGATGGAATTGTTGAATTAAATCAAGAAAAAAAAGATGGTTCTATTGAAAAAAAAGAAGTTAAGTTAATGGATATTAGCGGTGGGGGTATACAAATAAAAACAAAATTAAAATTAAAAGAGGGAGATCAAATAAAAATCTCTTTTAAAAAACTAATAAAATTAGATAAATTAATTAAGGGGAAGATTGTAAGGAAAAGAAAAGAAAACTTTGAAGTTTATAAATATGGAATAGAGTTTATAGATATTAGTGATAGAAATAGAGAAATGATAATTCAATGGATTTTCAACCTGCAGAGGAAACTAAGGCAGAAAGGGTTAGGAAGATGA
- a CDS encoding MinD/ParA family protein: MRNQAARLKEMMKEKLEEKKEDVAAASKTAEFENTNTTTRTIAVASGKGGVGKSTFSSNFAYQLCKLDKKVLIIDSDIGMANLDIMLGVQPKYDLGHLLRDECTLEEAICDAPAGIKLLSGITGDDSFIDDNTNSINKLLNIGSTLEKDFDFLLIDLGAGASRSIVNTIRAVDELILVLTTEPTSIMDSYSLIKILANHDYKSPVKMVINQVNNEKEAKKTAERMISTVKKYLNIELTLLGTVSSDNKISAAIRKQKPFSELFPHRDTALDFEKIARKVSGEKKSAKGVKSYFYKMIGFLKGNS, from the coding sequence ATGCGTAATCAGGCGGCTCGTTTGAAAGAAATGATGAAAGAAAAGTTGGAAGAGAAAAAGGAAGATGTAGCAGCTGCTTCTAAAACTGCTGAGTTTGAAAACACAAATACTACAACAAGAACAATAGCAGTTGCCAGTGGCAAAGGTGGAGTTGGGAAATCAACTTTTAGCAGTAATTTCGCCTATCAGTTATGTAAATTAGATAAAAAAGTTTTAATTATTGATAGTGATATAGGAATGGCAAATTTAGATATTATGCTTGGAGTTCAGCCTAAATATGATTTAGGCCATCTTTTAAGGGATGAATGTACTTTAGAAGAAGCAATTTGTGATGCTCCCGCTGGAATTAAGCTTTTAAGTGGAATAACTGGCGATGATAGTTTTATAGATGATAACACAAATTCTATAAATAAACTGCTTAATATCGGCTCTACTCTGGAAAAGGATTTTGATTTTCTGTTAATTGATCTTGGGGCAGGTGCTTCCCGGAGTATAGTTAATACTATCAGAGCTGTAGATGAACTAATTCTTGTTTTAACAACAGAGCCAACATCAATAATGGATAGTTACAGCCTGATTAAAATTCTTGCTAACCATGACTATAAAAGTCCTGTGAAAATGGTTATTAATCAGGTGAATAATGAAAAAGAAGCAAAAAAAACTGCTGAAAGAATGATTTCGACCGTTAAAAAATATTTAAATATAGAACTAACACTGCTAGGTACTGTTAGTTCAGATAATAAAATAAGTGCTGCAATTAGGAAGCAAAAACCATTTTCTGAACTTTTTCCACATCGAGATACCGCATTAGATTTTGAAAAAATTGCTAGGAAAGTAAGTGGAGAGAAAAAAAGCGCAAAAGGTGTCAAAAGTTATTTTTATAAAATGATTGGCTTTTTAAAAGGAAATAGTTGA
- the flhF gene encoding flagellar biosynthesis protein FlhF, producing MQVKRYTGETIQDAIFKVKADLGPEAVIIDRRKYKEGGIFGFFAKTKIEVLATIEVKTEAENPEEINAIKEFINDVKTEDKDFNSQNETQNNANFNAKEAVQNNYKNDDLKQTKQKKFDLQTELANNKKDNQVKTAKENLSKKIKSVRKSNNQISTADDNIYNYLLAQGVESRFITKFIRELEKEEDFTEDTSFKEKLPKFCNKYFDFESGINLNSKQKVVSFIGPTGVGKTTTIAKVAAIFSVEKNKKVGLITADTYRIAAVEQLQTYSDIIDLPFAVSYSGDKLKDLIDNRFNDCDLVLIDTPGSSWKDQLQLARLKMYTAADFIDETHLVVSMNTKSSDLKSIINKFGSLNPDHMLLTKLDETESYGDLINLKENYGLPFSFLSFGQDVPEDIEAAKADNLRKYLFGDYYA from the coding sequence ATGCAGGTTAAAAGATATACAGGAGAAACTATACAGGATGCCATATTTAAAGTTAAGGCAGATTTAGGTCCTGAAGCAGTAATTATTGATAGAAGAAAGTATAAAGAGGGCGGAATTTTTGGCTTTTTTGCAAAAACAAAAATTGAGGTTTTAGCAACAATTGAAGTTAAAACTGAAGCTGAGAATCCTGAAGAAATAAATGCAATCAAAGAGTTCATAAATGATGTAAAAACTGAAGATAAAGATTTTAATTCGCAAAATGAGACTCAAAATAATGCTAATTTTAATGCAAAAGAAGCTGTCCAAAATAATTATAAGAATGATGACTTAAAACAGACAAAGCAAAAAAAGTTTGATTTACAAACTGAACTAGCTAATAATAAAAAAGATAATCAGGTCAAAACTGCAAAAGAAAATTTGTCTAAAAAAATTAAAAGTGTTAGAAAATCTAATAATCAAATTTCTACAGCTGATGACAATATTTATAATTATTTACTGGCTCAAGGTGTTGAATCTAGATTTATTACTAAATTTATTCGGGAACTAGAAAAAGAGGAAGATTTTACTGAAGATACTTCTTTTAAAGAAAAATTACCAAAGTTTTGTAATAAATATTTTGATTTTGAGAGTGGAATTAACTTAAACTCAAAACAGAAAGTTGTTTCTTTTATTGGACCAACAGGAGTTGGGAAAACAACAACTATTGCCAAGGTAGCAGCTATTTTTTCTGTAGAAAAAAACAAAAAAGTTGGTTTGATAACTGCTGACACTTATCGAATTGCTGCAGTTGAGCAGCTGCAGACCTATAGTGATATTATTGATCTTCCTTTTGCAGTATCATATAGTGGCGATAAACTTAAAGATTTAATTGATAATAGATTTAATGATTGTGATTTAGTTTTAATTGATACTCCAGGCAGCAGCTGGAAAGATCAATTACAGCTGGCAAGATTAAAAATGTATACAGCAGCTGATTTTATCGATGAAACACATCTGGTAGTTAGCATGAACACCAAAAGTAGTGATCTGAAAAGTATTATTAATAAATTTGGAAGTCTCAACCCTGACCATATGCTCTTAACAAAGCTCGATGAAACAGAAAGTTATGGTGACCTTATTAATTTAAAAGAAAATTATGGGCTCCCGTTTTCATTTTTGAGTTTTGGTCAGGACGTACCAGAAGATATTGAGGCTGCCAAAGCCGATAATTTAAGAAAATATTTATTTGGTGATTATTATGCGTAA